Proteins encoded together in one Solirubrobacterales bacterium window:
- a CDS encoding ATP-binding protein: MGEEMRALAEVGLAGWPVGLTLVVALIGDRLLRARRRSALNRALHELRRPLQTLALAPAKADGGPGPNAAQLALAALDDLDHEINGSSRSLVPRPVACRALVESAVERWRTPAANACRSLELRWSAGAAVALVDPRRVAQALDNLIANAIEHGGLRVRVEVTIAAGRVRISVSNAALRAIGDVPYDARHGHGLRVVASVAAAHGGRFDVQRPAGAWVAILELPLAPTPVAAANEGRGAANLAA; encoded by the coding sequence GTGGGTGAGGAGATGAGAGCGCTCGCGGAGGTCGGCTTGGCCGGCTGGCCCGTGGGGCTCACGCTGGTCGTCGCTCTGATCGGGGACCGGCTGCTCAGGGCTCGTCGGCGCTCGGCGCTGAACCGTGCCCTGCACGAGCTGCGCCGGCCGCTTCAGACGCTGGCGCTGGCGCCGGCCAAAGCCGACGGGGGTCCGGGGCCGAACGCGGCCCAGCTGGCACTCGCCGCGCTCGACGATCTCGACCACGAGATCAACGGGTCTTCGCGTTCCCTGGTGCCTCGCCCGGTCGCGTGCCGGGCGCTGGTCGAGTCCGCCGTGGAGCGCTGGCGCACTCCCGCCGCGAACGCCTGCCGATCTCTCGAGCTTCGCTGGAGCGCGGGGGCGGCGGTGGCGTTGGTCGATCCCCGCCGGGTCGCGCAAGCCCTCGACAACCTGATTGCCAACGCGATCGAGCACGGAGGCCTGCGGGTGCGGGTTGAGGTGACGATCGCCGCGGGCCGGGTGCGGATCTCGGTTTCCAACGCGGCGCTACGAGCGATCGGCGATGTCCCGTACGACGCTCGCCACGGCCATGGCCTTCGGGTGGTGGCGTCGGTCGCCGCTGCTCATGGTGGCCGCTTCGATGTTCAGCGTCCGGCCGGCGCCTGGGTCGCCATCCTGGAGCTGCCCCTCGCACCCACGCCGGTCGCGGCAGCGAACGAGGGGCGGGGCGCGGCCAACCTCGCCGCATGA
- a CDS encoding SAF domain-containing protein, producing MSRRARAIAFACAALACAGTAAAVAGGYRADLESQFGPLRPAVVARARLPAREALRPQDLSRLLEVRRIPERFAPPGAFTSPEQAIGRSPRAAIPAGAYVLAGQLGIPRADDERNSPRLRGGRQPVEIAVSGAEALAVTGDDPRGRRVDVIVTTEPGPGRGTGRTYVAAERVVLLALAQSDRGAGDALPGPGTATWTATLALRRPQALRLIQAETFARQVRLIPR from the coding sequence ATGAGCCGGCGCGCCCGGGCGATTGCATTCGCGTGCGCGGCGCTCGCCTGTGCGGGGACGGCTGCTGCGGTGGCGGGCGGCTACCGGGCGGATCTCGAGAGCCAGTTCGGGCCGCTGCGGCCGGCGGTCGTCGCCCGTGCCAGGCTTCCGGCCCGGGAAGCCCTGCGGCCGCAAGACCTGTCGAGGTTGCTCGAGGTTCGACGGATTCCGGAGCGGTTTGCGCCCCCCGGGGCGTTCACCTCTCCGGAGCAGGCGATTGGCCGCTCGCCCAGGGCGGCCATCCCGGCCGGCGCCTACGTGCTCGCCGGCCAGTTGGGGATCCCCCGAGCCGACGACGAAAGGAACTCGCCGCGGCTCCGCGGGGGGCGCCAGCCGGTGGAGATCGCGGTCAGCGGGGCCGAGGCGCTCGCGGTCACCGGCGACGACCCACGCGGCAGACGCGTCGACGTCATCGTCACCACCGAGCCCGGGCCGGGTCGCGGGACCGGCCGCACCTATGTCGCCGCCGAGCGGGTCGTATTGCTGGCGCTTGCGCAATCGGACCGCGGCGCAGGCGATGCCCTACCCGGGCCCGGCACGGCGACCTGGACGGCGACCCTCGCGCTGCGCAGGCCACAGGCCCTGCGCCTGATCCAGGCCGAGACCTTCGCCCGCCAGGTCCGTCTGATCCCCCGCTAG
- a CDS encoding STAS domain-containing protein, with protein sequence MHRVRLAGFLASNSPMDFKVSTAPIEQDGLLVSVEGEFDLSSADQVQTAAEPAISAGRPLLLDLRDCSFIDSTALRLVLQIHGALTRDAGPDAPMAVVANSEIRKFFSMTAIDQSVCVCTTREEALAALTATPDAENGKPASPPDLLARSGEE encoded by the coding sequence TTGCACAGAGTTCGGCTCGCGGGCTTCCTGGCCTCCAACTCGCCCATGGACTTCAAGGTCAGCACTGCGCCGATAGAACAGGACGGACTGCTCGTGTCCGTGGAGGGGGAGTTCGACCTGTCCAGTGCGGATCAGGTGCAGACGGCTGCGGAGCCGGCCATCTCCGCGGGGCGTCCCCTTCTCCTCGACCTGCGTGACTGCAGCTTCATCGACTCGACCGCCCTGCGCCTTGTGCTGCAGATCCACGGCGCGCTCACGAGGGACGCTGGACCGGATGCCCCGATGGCGGTGGTCGCCAATTCCGAGATCCGCAAGTTCTTCTCCATGACCGCGATCGACCAGAGCGTTTGCGTGTGCACAACCCGCGAGGAGGCGCTCGCGGCGCTGACGGCGACGCCCGATGCCGAGAATGGCAAGCCCGCGTCGCCACCGGATCTCTTGGCACGAAGCGGCGAGGAGTAA
- a CDS encoding macro domain-containing protein: protein MANAANTDLKHGGGVAGAIVRAGGRVVQDESDELAPIDLGEAVATSAGEMPARWVIHAATMHLGGPTSADIIRSATASTLAKADELGAKSLGLVGFGTGVGGFPVDEAAGIEIEEVRRHLDKDGALERVVFCVFGEEARRAFEGALARG, encoded by the coding sequence ATCGCGAATGCCGCGAACACCGACCTCAAGCACGGTGGCGGCGTAGCTGGAGCGATCGTTCGCGCGGGTGGCCGGGTCGTTCAAGACGAGAGCGACGAGCTGGCTCCCATCGACCTCGGGGAGGCGGTGGCGACGAGTGCCGGAGAGATGCCGGCGCGCTGGGTGATCCACGCCGCCACCATGCACCTCGGCGGTCCCACCTCGGCGGACATCATCCGTAGCGCCACCGCGAGCACACTCGCCAAGGCCGACGAGCTGGGCGCCAAGTCGCTGGGGCTGGTCGGCTTCGGCACCGGGGTCGGCGGGTTCCCCGTGGACGAGGCGGCTGGGATCGAGATCGAGGAGGTTCGACGTCACCTGGACAAGGACGGCGCCCTGGAGCGGGTCGTGTTCTGTGTCTTCGGCGAGGAGGCTCGTCGGGCGTTCGAGGGGGCGCTGGCGCGCGGCTAG
- a CDS encoding DUF192 domain-containing protein codes for MRSQTHTLPRRFRRDPQAEVGGRRVPVALSRRARLLGLALLDRRVAGTGLLLPGCRSVHTFGMRFPLDLVFLDLDLHQISVRRAVPPGRIAFERRAQAVLELPAGEPAPREGA; via the coding sequence GTGAGGAGCCAGACGCACACTCTTCCGCGGCGCTTTCGCCGTGATCCCCAAGCGGAGGTCGGGGGCCGCAGGGTCCCGGTGGCGCTCTCGCGACGGGCGCGGCTTCTGGGGCTGGCGCTGCTCGACCGTCGCGTCGCCGGCACGGGGCTCCTGCTTCCGGGGTGCCGGAGCGTCCACACCTTCGGCATGCGTTTTCCCCTCGACCTGGTGTTCCTCGACCTCGACCTCCATCAGATCTCCGTGCGGCGCGCCGTGCCGCCAGGCCGGATCGCCTTCGAGCGGCGTGCGCAGGCGGTGCTCGAGCTGCCGGCGGGAGAGCCTGCCCCGCGGGAAGGCGCGTGA
- a CDS encoding ATP-binding protein has translation MSHAVAIDLPLEPASARRAREHLEPFREALDETAFFDLRLLVSELMVEALNGNADGENGKAHGRVALRAELRDDRVRVEVAQGDQAFRLPARRPEPGDVGWALYLVARLSNRWGLRRGPQQSLVWLEVN, from the coding sequence ATGAGCCATGCCGTCGCCATCGACCTGCCCCTGGAGCCCGCGAGTGCTCGGCGGGCCCGTGAGCACTTGGAGCCGTTTCGGGAGGCGTTGGATGAGACGGCGTTCTTCGACCTGCGGCTGCTGGTCAGCGAGCTCATGGTGGAGGCGCTGAATGGGAATGCCGACGGGGAGAATGGGAAAGCCCATGGGAGAGTCGCGCTGCGCGCCGAGCTTCGCGACGACCGAGTCCGGGTGGAGGTGGCGCAGGGCGACCAGGCCTTCCGGCTGCCTGCACGACGCCCCGAGCCGGGCGACGTGGGCTGGGCGCTTTACCTGGTGGCGCGATTGAGTAATCGCTGGGGCTTACGGCGAGGCCCGCAGCAGTCGCTGGTCTGGCTCGAAGTCAACTAG
- a CDS encoding response regulator transcription factor, with protein sequence MLPQVEPTATVVVCEDDEPTLDLLCDHLEAGRFRVLPAPSASDALRLCHYKQPDLLLLDLRLPDASGLDILREIRASEGAVGRYDPELPVIILSGRGTDADRVRGFAEGADDYVVKPFHYQEVEARIHSVLRRRDSRRAGPRRVGEIFIDPSRRQVRIADRPVKLANKEFSLLCALASDPARVFTKEELLRDVWGFRSMGRTRTLDSHASRLRRKLDPENGRFVINVWGVGYRLIDG encoded by the coding sequence GTGCTTCCGCAAGTCGAGCCCACCGCGACGGTGGTCGTGTGCGAGGACGACGAGCCGACTCTCGATCTGCTCTGCGACCACCTCGAGGCGGGCCGCTTCCGCGTTCTCCCCGCGCCGTCAGCCTCGGACGCGCTTCGTCTGTGCCACTACAAGCAACCCGACCTCCTGCTGCTGGACCTTCGCCTGCCTGACGCGTCGGGTCTCGACATCCTGCGGGAGATCCGCGCCTCGGAGGGAGCCGTCGGTCGCTACGACCCGGAGCTACCGGTGATCATCCTCAGCGGTCGCGGCACGGACGCAGACCGGGTCCGCGGCTTTGCCGAGGGCGCGGACGACTACGTCGTCAAGCCTTTCCACTATCAAGAGGTCGAGGCGCGAATTCACTCGGTGTTGCGCCGTCGCGACTCGCGGCGCGCGGGGCCGCGGCGGGTGGGCGAGATCTTCATCGATCCCTCCCGGCGCCAGGTGCGGATTGCCGATCGCCCGGTCAAGCTCGCGAACAAGGAGTTCTCGCTGCTCTGCGCCCTGGCGAGTGATCCAGCGCGCGTGTTCACAAAGGAGGAGCTTCTCCGTGACGTCTGGGGATTTCGCTCCATGGGCCGGACCCGCACGCTCGACTCGCACGCCAGCCGGCTGCGGCGCAAGCTGGATCCCGAGAACGGGCGTTTCGTGATCAACGTGTGGGGGGTCGGCTACCGCCTGATCGACGGTTGA
- a CDS encoding CpaF family protein produces the protein MGAAERNAEALAADLRQRLVERRRSQAAAGEAQDGDLEGAVAGLVDEHAAVLSEPRRARIRELILRDTVGLGPLEQLLADPAVTEVMVNGADAVYVERGGRIQPTEVRFASEGALRDAIERILAPVGRRVDELSPMADARLADGSRVNVVIPPLSVDGSALSIRRFAAARPGPDELVASGTLTAELRDILAAAVRARRSIVISGGTGAGKTTLLNALSAYIGHRERVITLEDAAELRLRQDHVVRLESRPPSVEGRGEVTIRDLLRNALRMRPDRIVIGEVRGREALDLLTALNTGHDGALSTVHANSPADALRRLETLAMMAGVGLPHAAIREQVRRGIELVVHLARSPRGERRVVEVGEVVRAAGGFGVKELWRP, from the coding sequence GTGGGTGCAGCCGAGCGCAACGCGGAGGCGCTGGCCGCCGACCTGCGGCAGCGGCTGGTGGAGCGGCGTCGCAGTCAGGCGGCCGCCGGCGAGGCACAGGACGGGGATCTCGAGGGGGCTGTGGCGGGGCTTGTCGACGAGCACGCCGCGGTGCTGTCCGAGCCACGGCGCGCCCGGATTCGGGAGCTGATCCTCAGGGATACGGTGGGCCTGGGCCCGCTGGAGCAGCTGCTCGCCGACCCCGCCGTCACCGAGGTGATGGTGAACGGAGCCGACGCGGTCTACGTTGAGCGCGGCGGCCGCATTCAGCCCACCGAGGTCAGGTTCGCGTCGGAGGGGGCGCTTCGGGACGCAATCGAACGAATCCTCGCTCCCGTCGGCCGCCGGGTGGACGAGCTCAGCCCGATGGCAGACGCCCGGCTCGCCGACGGCTCGCGGGTCAACGTGGTCATCCCGCCTCTGTCGGTCGACGGCTCCGCGCTCTCGATCCGCCGCTTCGCCGCCGCCCGGCCCGGCCCCGACGAGCTGGTCGCCTCCGGCACACTGACAGCCGAGCTTCGCGACATACTGGCCGCCGCGGTTCGCGCCCGGCGGAGCATCGTGATCTCGGGAGGGACGGGAGCCGGAAAGACGACCCTCCTCAATGCCCTCTCGGCCTACATCGGCCATCGCGAGCGGGTGATCACCCTCGAGGATGCGGCAGAGCTTCGCTTGCGCCAGGACCACGTGGTGCGGCTTGAGAGCAGGCCGCCGAGCGTCGAGGGGCGCGGAGAGGTGACGATTCGCGACCTGCTTCGCAACGCGCTCCGCATGCGGCCGGACCGCATCGTGATCGGTGAGGTGCGGGGGCGCGAAGCCCTGGACCTCCTGACCGCCCTCAACACAGGCCATGACGGAGCGCTGTCCACGGTGCACGCGAACTCCCCCGCGGATGCGCTCCGCCGGCTCGAGACGCTCGCGATGATGGCCGGTGTAGGGCTCCCGCACGCGGCGATCCGCGAGCAGGTGCGGCGCGGGATCGAGTTGGTGGTGCATCTCGCGAGGTCACCGCGGGGCGAGCGCCGGGTGGTGGAGGTGGGGGAGGTCGTACGGGCGGCCGGCGGTTTCGGCGTCAAGGAGCTGTGGCGTCCATGA